GTGATACACGCGGTGATCAAGCAGTTTCGCGAGCTGAAGATTTTTGAACTTGTTTATCACCTGCCACGCAATCGAATGGAGTGGCTCATGCAGGGGCGACCGCTGCGAGCCAGCGACTGGCCGATGTTCGTCTGGTTCGAACTCTGTGTGCTGATCACGAGTTTTCTCTACACCTTGATGGCGTCCCGGGCTGCACTGCTGGTGGTGGATGGAACGCAACAGGTGCTGATGTCGTTCGGTATCAGCCTCTGAGGGGGGAGCCCCGCCTTCGGCAGGCATCCTGCAGTCTCCAGGCATGAAAAAGCCCGCCGCTGGCAAGCAGGGGCGGGCTGGGGTGCAGCAGGGGGCGAATCAGACCTTGACGATCCAGCCCGCTGGCGCTTCCACGTCGCCGGTCTGCACGCCGGTCAGCTCTTTGTAGAGCTTCTGGGTGATCGGGCCGACGTCTTTTTCGCTGTAGAACACGTGCAGCTTGTCCTGGTACTGGATGCCGCCGATCGGGGTGATCACCGCGGCGGTGCCGCAGGCGCCGGCTTCCTTGAAGTCCGAGAGCTTGTCGATGAACACGTCGCCTTCGACCACTTCCAGGCCCAGGCGGGTCTTGGCCAGCTCGATCAGCGACAGGCGGGTGATACCTGGCAGCACCGATGGCGAGTTGGGGGTGACGAATTTGTCATCGTGAGTGATGCCGAAGAAGTTCGCCGAACCGACTTCCTCGATCTTGCTGTGGGTCAGCGGGTCGAGGTAAATGCAGTCGGCGAAGCTGGCTTTCTTGGCCTGGGAGCCGGGCATCAGGCTGGCAGCGTAGTTGCCACCGACCTTGGCCGCGCCGGTGCCTTGCGGGGCCGCGCGGTCGTAGCTGGAGATCAGGAAGTTGTGTGGGGTCAGGCCGCCCTTGAAGTAGGCGCCGACCGGGATGGCGAAGATCGAGAAGATGAACTCGGGCGCGGTGCGCACGCCGATGTTGTCACCCACGCCGATCACGAACGGACGCAGGTACAGCGCGCCGCCGGTGCCGTACGGCGGAATGAAGCGCTCGTTGGCCTTGACCACGGCCTTGCAGGCTTCGATGAACTGTTCGGTGGACACCTGCGGCATCAGCAGGCGGGCGCAGCTGCGCTGCATGCGCGCGGCGTTCTGGTCAGGACGGAACAGGTTGATCGAGCCGTCCTTGCAGCGGTAGGCCTTGAGGCCTTCGAAGCATTGCTGACCGTAGTGCAGGGCGGTGGAGCCCTCGCTGATGTGCAGCACGTTGTCTTCGGTCAGGGTGCCTGCGTCCCACTCGCCGTTACGCCAGTGCGACAGATAGCGCTTGTCTGTCTTGATGTAGTCAAAACCCAGCTTGTCCCAATTGATGCTTTCGTTACCCATGACACCCTCTATCGCTTAACAACCGTCGGAACGGCTCAAGGCTTCTGACGTTTTTTTGGATGGGCACAACAATACTGCATTCCGGGGGCGCACCGCATCCCGGACGATGGGAGGGTGCGCAAAAAACTTGGCCTGCTCATGAAGCTTCCTCCATAACAGCCCCATACCCCCTGTAGGAGCGAGCTTGCTCGCGAAGGTCCCGGCGCGAACGCTTGGCTATCCCCGCCAGCTCTTTCGCGAGCAAGCTCGCTCCTACCTGGGCGCTGTCCTGTGTGCCCCTTGAATGGTTACAGGTGCAGGGCGTGGCCCAAGGCCCGCAGCGCCGCTTCCTGGACCGCTTCACCCAGGGTCGGGTGGGCGTGGATGGTGCCGCCGATGTCTTCCAGGCGCGCGCCCATTTCCAGGGATTGGCCAAACGCCGTGGACAATTCGGACACCCCGACCCCCACCGCCTGCCAGCCGACAATCAGGTGATTGTCACTTCGGGCCACCACCCGCACGAAACCGCTTTTGGCTTCCAGGGTCATGGCCCGGCCATTGGCCGCGAACGGGAAGCTGCTGACGATGCAATCCAGCCCGGCAGCGCGGGCCTCGTCCGGAGTCTTGCCCACCACCACCAGTTCCGGGTCGGTGAAACACACCGCCGGGATCGCCGCCGGGTTGAACTCGCGGTGCTTGCCGGCGATCAGCTCGGCGACCATCTCGCCCTGGGCCATGGCCCGGTGCGCGAGCATGGGTTCGCCGCTGAGGTCACCGATGGCCCAGACGTTGCGCATGCTGGTCTGGCAGCGGTGGTCGATCTTGATCGCCGCGCCGTTCATGTCCAGGTTCAGGCTTTCCAGGTTCCAGCCCTGGGTGTTGGGTTTGCGACCCACCGCCACCAGCACCTGGTCGGTGGCCAGGTTCAGGGTGTCGCCGTTGGGCTCGCGCACCTGCAGGCTGCTGCTGGCGGCATCGAAGCCCAGCACGCTGTGCTTGAGGTAGAGCTTGATGCCCAAGTGCTTCACCGATTCGAGCACCGGCTGGGTCAGTTCGGCGTCATAGGCCGGCAGGATGCGTTCCTGGGCCTCGACCACGCTGACCTCGACCCCGAGCTTGCGGTAGGCAATGCCCAGTTCCAGGCCGATGTAGCCGCCGCCGACCACGGTCAGGCGCTTGGGCAGGGTCTTGGGCGCCAGGGCCTCGGTGGAGGAGATGATCGGCCCGCCGATGGGCAGCATCGGCAGGTTGACGCTCTTCGAACCGGTGGCCAGCAACAGGTGCTCGCAGTGGATGCGAGTCTCGGCGCCTTCGATCTCCACGGTCTTGCCGTCGATGACCCTGGCCCAGCCGTGAATCACCTGGACCTTGTTTTTCTTCAGCAGCGCGGCGACCCCGGTGGTCAGGCGGTCGACGATGCCGTCCTTCCATTCCACGCTCTTGCCGATGTTCAGGGTTGGCGCCGCCACTTCGATGCCCAGGGCCGAGCCCTGGCTGTGGTGGCGGGTCTGGTGGAACTGCTCGGCCACATGAATCAGCGCCTTGGACGGGATGCAGCCGATGTTCAGGCAGGTGCCGCCCAGGGCCTGGCCTTCCACCAGGATGGTGGAAATGCCCAGCTGGCCAGCACGGATCGCCGCCACGTAACCGCCAGGCCCGCCGCCGATGATCAGCAGTTGGGTGTTGAGAGTCTGTTGCATGCCTGCTCCTCTGAAAGTCAGTCCACAAACAGCGTGGCGGGTTGTTCGAGCAGGCCGCGAATGGCCTGGATGAATTGCGCAGCGTCCATGCCGTCGACCACCCGGTGATCGAAGGAGCTGGAAAGGTTCATCATCTTGCGGATCACGATCTGGCCCTTGATCACCATCGGCCGCTCGACGATGCGGTTGACCCCGACAATCGCCACTTCCGGCAGGTTCAGCACCGGGGTGCTGACAATCCCGCCCAGGGCGCCGAGGCTGGTGAGGGTGATGGTGGAGCCGGACAGTTCATCCCGGGCCGCCTTGCCGCTGCGGGCCGCCTTGGCCAGGCGCGAGATTTCCTCGGCGTTGCCCCACAGGCTGCGGGCTTCGGCGTGACGTACCACCGGCACCATCAGGCCGACGTCGCTCTGGGTGGCGACCCCGACATGCACCGCGCCGTGGCGGGTGATGACCTGGGCTTCGTCGTCGTAGCGGGCGTTGATCTGCGGGAAGTCGCGCAGGGCGACGACCATGGCCCGCACCAGGAATGGCAGCAGGGTCAGCTTGCCGCGGCTGGCGCCGTGTTTTTCATTGAGGTGGATGCGCAGCTCTTCCAGGGCGGTGACGTCCACTTCCTCGACATAGCTGAAGTGCGCGGCGCGGTGCTTGGATTCCTGCATGCGCTGGGCGATCTTGCGGCGCATGCCAATCACCTGGATCTGCTCTTCGTCGTGGCGTTCGGCATAGCCGGCGCCCGGGGCCGAATAGCCCTTGAGCGGCTGGCTGTCCTGGGCCAGGTAGGCCTCCAGGTCTTCGTGCAGGATGCGCCCGGCCGGGCCGCTGCCTTGCACCAGGCGCAGCTGGATGCCCAGGTCCAGGGCGTGCTTGCGCACCGCAGGCGAGGCCAGGGGGCGTTCGTCGGCCTGGCGCGCCACCGGCGCCTGGGGCGCAGGGCGGCAGGCGGCTGTTTGGCTGACGACGGCTTGTTCCGCCTTGGGGGCTTCGGCCACTGGCGCGGCAGCCGGCTTATTAATAGCGGCCGGCGCTTGTTGCGCCGGCGCGGCGGCCTGGGCGGATTCCTTGAGGTTGCCCGCGCCTTCGACTTCGATGCTGATGAGGATGCTGCCCACCGCCATCACTTCACCGGGTTCGCCCCCCAGGGAAATGACCGTGCCGTGCACCGGGGAGGGGATATCGACCATCGCCTTGTCGGTCATCACGTCCGCCAGGACCTGGTCTTCCACTACCTGGTCGCCGACTTTTACGTGCCATTGCGCCAGTTCCACTTCCGCGATGCCTTCGCCGATGTCCGGCATCTTGATAACGTGCGTGCCCATTCAGACCTCCATGACCCGTTGCAGCGCCGCGCCCACTCGGGACGGCCCTGGGAAATATGCCCACTCCTGCGCGTGGGGATACGGCGTATCCCAACCGGTGACGCGCTCGATCGGGGCTTCCAGGTGGTGGAAGCAGTGCTCCTGCACCAGCGACACCAGCTCGGCGCCGAAGCCGCAGGTACGGGTGGCTTCGTGCACCACCACGCAACGGCCGGTCTTCTTCACCGACTTGACGATGGTGTCCAGGTCCAGGGGCCACAGGCTGCGCAGGTCGATGACCTCGGCGTCAATGCCGGTTTCCTCGGCCGCCACTTGCGACACATAGACGGTGGTGCCGTAGGTGAGGACGGTGACGTCCTTGCCCGGACGGGCGATGGCCGCCACGTCCAGCGGCACCTTGTAGTAGCCGTCCGGCACCTGGGCCGCCGGGTGTTTCGACCACGGCGTTACCGGGCGATCGTGGTGGCCATCGAACGGGCCGTTGTACAGGCGCTTGGGTTCGAGAAAGATCACCGGGTCATCGTTTTCGATGGAGGCGATCAGCAGGCCCTTGGCGTCGTAGGGGTTGGAGGGCATCACGGTGCGCAGGCCGCAGACCTGGGTGAACATCGCCTCGATGCTCTGGCTGTGGGTCTGGCCGCCATAGATGCCGCCGCCGCAGGGCATGCGCAGGGTCATCGGCGCGGTGAACTGGCCGGCGGAGCGATAGCGCAGGCGCGCGGCTTCGGAAATGATCTGGTCCGAGGCGGGGTAGACGTAGTCGGCGAACTGGATTTCCGCCACCGGACGCAGGCCGTAGGCGCCCATGCCGATGGCCGCGCCGACGATGCCGCTTTCCGAGATCGGCGCGTCGAACACCCGCGAGGTGCCGTACTTGGCCTGCAGGCCCTCGGTGCAGCGGAACACGCCGCCGAAGTAGCCGACGTCCTGGCCGAACACCACCACGTTGTCGTCACGCTCGAGCATCACATCCATGGCCGAGCGCAGGGCCTGGATCATGGTCATGGTGGTGGTGGTCATGGCGGTTTCCAGCTGGATATTGTTGTTGTGATCGTTCATGTCAGACCCCCAGTTCCTGGCGTTGACGTTTCAGGTGCTCGGGCATGTCCTTGTAGACGTCCTCGAACATGGTCGCGGCGCTGGGGATCTGGCCGCCGGCGAGGGTGCCGTACTGCTCGGCTTCCTTCTGCGCGGCAATCACCTGGGCTTCGAGCTCGGCGCTGACCGCGGCGTGTTCCTCTTCGGACCACTGGCCGATCTTGATCAGGTGCTGCTTGAGGCGGGCAATCGGGTCGCCCAGGGGGAAGTGGCTCCAGTCGTCGGCCGGACGGTATTTCGACGGGTCGTCGGAGGTGGAGTGCGGGCCGGCGCGGTAGGTGACCCACTCGATCAGGGTCGGCCCGAGATTGCGCCGGGCGCGTTCGGCGGCCCAGCGCGAGGCGGCGTAGACCGCGAGGAAGTCGTTGCCGTCGACCCGCAGGGAGGCGATGCCGCAGCCCACGCCGCGTCCGGCGAAGGTGGTGGCTTCACCGCCGGCAATCGCCTGGAAGGTGGAGATGGCCCACTGGTTGTTGACCACGTTGAGGATCACCGGCGCGCGGTACACGTGGGCGAAGGTCAGGGCGGTGTGGAAGTCCGACTCGGCGGTGGCGCCGTCGCCGATCCAGGCCGAGGCGATCTTGGTATCGCCCTTGATCGCCGAGGCCATGCCCCAGCCCACGCCCTGCACGAACTGGGTCGCCAGGTTGCCGGAGATGGTGAAAAAGCCGGATTCCTTCACCGAGTACATGATCGGCAGCTGGCGCCCCTTGAGCGGATCGCGCTCG
This genomic stretch from Pseudomonas sp. Os17 harbors:
- a CDS encoding branched-chain amino acid aminotransferase, giving the protein MGNESINWDKLGFDYIKTDKRYLSHWRNGEWDAGTLTEDNVLHISEGSTALHYGQQCFEGLKAYRCKDGSINLFRPDQNAARMQRSCARLLMPQVSTEQFIEACKAVVKANERFIPPYGTGGALYLRPFVIGVGDNIGVRTAPEFIFSIFAIPVGAYFKGGLTPHNFLISSYDRAAPQGTGAAKVGGNYAASLMPGSQAKKASFADCIYLDPLTHSKIEEVGSANFFGITHDDKFVTPNSPSVLPGITRLSLIELAKTRLGLEVVEGDVFIDKLSDFKEAGACGTAAVITPIGGIQYQDKLHVFYSEKDVGPITQKLYKELTGVQTGDVEAPAGWIVKV
- the lpdA gene encoding dihydrolipoyl dehydrogenase codes for the protein MQQTLNTQLLIIGGGPGGYVAAIRAGQLGISTILVEGQALGGTCLNIGCIPSKALIHVAEQFHQTRHHSQGSALGIEVAAPTLNIGKSVEWKDGIVDRLTTGVAALLKKNKVQVIHGWARVIDGKTVEIEGAETRIHCEHLLLATGSKSVNLPMLPIGGPIISSTEALAPKTLPKRLTVVGGGYIGLELGIAYRKLGVEVSVVEAQERILPAYDAELTQPVLESVKHLGIKLYLKHSVLGFDAASSSLQVREPNGDTLNLATDQVLVAVGRKPNTQGWNLESLNLDMNGAAIKIDHRCQTSMRNVWAIGDLSGEPMLAHRAMAQGEMVAELIAGKHREFNPAAIPAVCFTDPELVVVGKTPDEARAAGLDCIVSSFPFAANGRAMTLEAKSGFVRVVARSDNHLIVGWQAVGVGVSELSTAFGQSLEMGARLEDIGGTIHAHPTLGEAVQEAALRALGHALHL
- a CDS encoding 3-methyl-2-oxobutanoate dehydrogenase (2-methylpropanoyl-transferring) subunit alpha; translation: MTTAYEPLRLHVPEPSGRPGCKTDFTYLRLNDAGLARKPPIDIEPAECADLARGLIRVLDDQGNALGDWAADMPLEILRKGMRAMLKTRIFDNRMVVAQRQKKMSFYMQSLGEEAIGSAQALALNIDDMCFPTYRQQSILMAREVPLVEMICQLLSNERDPLKGRQLPIMYSVKESGFFTISGNLATQFVQGVGWGMASAIKGDTKIASAWIGDGATAESDFHTALTFAHVYRAPVILNVVNNQWAISTFQAIAGGEATTFAGRGVGCGIASLRVDGNDFLAVYAASRWAAERARRNLGPTLIEWVTYRAGPHSTSDDPSKYRPADDWSHFPLGDPIARLKQHLIKIGQWSEEEHAAVSAELEAQVIAAQKEAEQYGTLAGGQIPSAATMFEDVYKDMPEHLKRQRQELGV
- a CDS encoding dihydrolipoamide acetyltransferase family protein, with product MGTHVIKMPDIGEGIAEVELAQWHVKVGDQVVEDQVLADVMTDKAMVDIPSPVHGTVISLGGEPGEVMAVGSILISIEVEGAGNLKESAQAAAPAQQAPAAINKPAAAPVAEAPKAEQAVVSQTAACRPAPQAPVARQADERPLASPAVRKHALDLGIQLRLVQGSGPAGRILHEDLEAYLAQDSQPLKGYSAPGAGYAERHDEEQIQVIGMRRKIAQRMQESKHRAAHFSYVEEVDVTALEELRIHLNEKHGASRGKLTLLPFLVRAMVVALRDFPQINARYDDEAQVITRHGAVHVGVATQSDVGLMVPVVRHAEARSLWGNAEEISRLAKAARSGKAARDELSGSTITLTSLGALGGIVSTPVLNLPEVAIVGVNRIVERPMVIKGQIVIRKMMNLSSSFDHRVVDGMDAAQFIQAIRGLLEQPATLFVD
- a CDS encoding alpha-ketoacid dehydrogenase subunit beta: MNDHNNNIQLETAMTTTTMTMIQALRSAMDVMLERDDNVVVFGQDVGYFGGVFRCTEGLQAKYGTSRVFDAPISESGIVGAAIGMGAYGLRPVAEIQFADYVYPASDQIISEAARLRYRSAGQFTAPMTLRMPCGGGIYGGQTHSQSIEAMFTQVCGLRTVMPSNPYDAKGLLIASIENDDPVIFLEPKRLYNGPFDGHHDRPVTPWSKHPAAQVPDGYYKVPLDVAAIARPGKDVTVLTYGTTVYVSQVAAEETGIDAEVIDLRSLWPLDLDTIVKSVKKTGRCVVVHEATRTCGFGAELVSLVQEHCFHHLEAPIERVTGWDTPYPHAQEWAYFPGPSRVGAALQRVMEV